In a genomic window of Streptomyces noursei ATCC 11455:
- a CDS encoding acyltransferase domain-containing protein yields the protein MREVFEEAEEVGEEFDIGPLAKALLSDAPPTGRELAAGSVGTPQLALFCSSVAVHRALCATGLVPDQVLGVSFGEIAALTAAGVFEVPEGARIACLLARQLACCAGGMTLVGAGEAGTEALLRRTGSPALALACVNSPEETIVSGPLPDLRTLEETAAGQGVPAARLRLPFSSHHPSLTGPADAFAAAIGHLAPRPARIPVHSAVHGGPYGPQDDLHRGLADCLVRPFRLPPVLHRIATGGHALFFEAGTGQALTRSIQQTLPPDAADAHAPLADPAFPWPRPGTPAVRRPDTALAALWSTDDDHTHATAR from the coding sequence CTGAGCGATGCGCCGCCCACCGGCCGTGAACTCGCCGCCGGAAGCGTCGGCACCCCCCAACTCGCGTTGTTCTGCTCCTCGGTGGCGGTGCATCGCGCGCTGTGCGCCACCGGCCTGGTGCCCGACCAGGTGCTCGGGGTGAGTTTCGGGGAGATCGCCGCCCTCACCGCGGCCGGTGTGTTCGAGGTCCCCGAGGGCGCCCGGATCGCCTGCCTGCTGGCCCGTCAACTGGCCTGTTGTGCGGGCGGGATGACGCTGGTCGGCGCCGGCGAGGCCGGCACGGAGGCCCTGCTGCGCCGGACCGGCTCCCCCGCCCTCGCCCTGGCCTGCGTCAACAGCCCCGAGGAGACCATCGTCAGCGGCCCGCTGCCGGATCTGCGGACACTGGAGGAGACGGCCGCCGGGCAGGGCGTCCCGGCCGCCCGCCTCCGACTGCCGTTCTCCTCCCACCACCCGTCCCTCACCGGTCCCGCGGACGCCTTCGCCGCCGCGATCGGCCACCTCGCCCCACGCCCGGCCCGGATTCCCGTGCACTCCGCCGTGCACGGCGGCCCCTACGGCCCCCAGGACGATCTCCACCGCGGCCTGGCCGACTGCCTGGTCCGTCCCTTCCGCCTGCCACCGGTGCTCCACCGGATCGCCACCGGCGGCCACGCCCTGTTCTTCGAGGCGGGCACCGGCCAGGCACTGACCCGCAGCATCCAACAGACCCTGCCGCCCGACGCCGCCGACGCCCACGCGCCGCTCGCCGATCCCGCCTTCCCCTGGCCGCGGCCCGGCACCCCGGCCGTCCGCCGGCCGGACACCGCCCTCGCCGCCCTCTGGAGCACCGACGATGACCACACGCACGCAACCGCTCGGTGA